The window CGCTTGTTCGCCTTGCGCGCGAAAAGCACGTTGAAATGCCGATAGCGGAAGCGGTTCACAGCATCATTGAGGGGCGGATCAGCGTCGATGACGCGATTGCCGATCTGATGCAACGTCCGCTGAAAGAAGAAGATTGACGGCCTTTACCAATTCTCAATGTAGGCCTGCGAGAACACAGGCTCTGCCGGCGACATGAAGCGACAGGCTTCTGCTCCTCGCTCAACAGCGCGCCCGCATTTTGTTTCGCGTCTAAAACCCCGCGTCCCCCGGCGCGGGGTTTTTGTTTTGTTGGCTTGAGCACTCTGAAGATCCGGGCTACGCGTCGAGGATTAGCAATCGAGACGATGAGCCGATGCCCGCTTACTGGTTATTGAAATCCGAACCCGACGCATTCTCCTGGGACGAACTCGTCTCGCGCGGAAAAAAAGGAGAGTCGTGGGACGGTGTCCGCAACTATCAAGCGCGCAACAACATGCGTGCGATGAAGGTTGGCGATCTCGGATTTTTCTATCACTCGAACATCGGCAAAAACGTCGTCGGTGTGCTGCGGATCATCGCGCTGGCGCATCCCGAGGTGGGTGACGAAAGCGGCAAGTGGGAATGCGTGGATGTTCAGGCCGTCACGCCGGTGCCTGAACCCGTGTCGCTCGACGATATCAAAGGCAACGCGAAGCTTGCCGATATGGTGCTCGTCAACAATTCTCGTCTGTCTGTGCAACCTGTGACGGCTGCCGAATGGAAAGAGGTCTGCCGGATGGGCGGGCTCGACGTTCGAAAGCTAGCGAGTTGAGCGCAGGCGTTCCCCTCGATCCGGATAGTCATGAGTCAGCGGTTCGTTTCATCAAAGAGAACACCGCTCTGATCGCGCCCCCGCTGGTTCCCGAGATCGTTCTGCATCTTGCAACGGAATCGGTGCCGATCTGGCAGAAGTCTGAAGAAGAACTTGGCGAGATGAACGTTCCGCCGCCGTTTTGGGCGTTTGCTTGGGCGGGCGGGCAGGCGCTAGCCCGGTATATTCTCGACAATCCCAAAATGTGTTCCGGGCAGAACGTAATCGATCTGGGGTCGGGATCGGGACTATCTGCCATTGCCGCTGCAAAGTGCGGAGCGCTCGGAGTGCTCGCGGCGGACATTGACCGGCTCGCGCAGGTGGCCATTAAGCTAAACGCGGACGCCAATGGCGTTGCCGTAACGCCGACGGCGCAAGATCTTTTAGAGACCGAAGACCTGACCGAACGCGTCGTCATTATCGGCGATCTTTTCTATGAACGTCAGCTCGCGGACCGGGTGATCGCCTTTATCGAGCGGATGAAAGAAGGAGGCGCCGCGGTTCTGATCGGCGATCCCCAAAGAAGCTATTTTCCGAGAAACCGCTTTGAACTTCTGGCTGAATACCAGGTGCCGGTTACCCGCGAACTGGAGGATTCTGAGATCAAGCGGTCGTCCGTCTGGCGGGCCTGACGGTCGGTCGCAACAAAATTACGTTTCTACCTTCGAGCATGTTGTCGAGTTCCCAAGGCCGCCGCATAATAAAAGCCGATAGGCCGCCGAAGACGGCCACCCCGGAGGAAACTCAATGTCGGAAAAAGTTTATCCCGTTCCCAGCGAATGGGCGAAGCGGGCATACGTTGACGCTGACGGCTATCGCGAAATGTACGAGCGCTCGGTTTCCGACCCGGAAGCGTTCTGGTCTGAGGCTGGAAAACGGCTCGATTGGATCAAGCCCTACACGCGCGCGAAGAATACGAGCTTTGATCCGAAAAACGTTGACATCCGTTGGTTCGAAGATGGCACGCTGAACGTTTCGGCGAATTGCATCGATCGGCATTTGGCGACGCGCGGAGATCAGGTCGCGATCATCTGGGAAGGCGATGATCCCGGAACGAGCGAGACGATTACATACCAACAGCTTTCGGAGCGCGTGCAGAAGCTCGCGAACGTTCTGAAGAAGCACGGTGTGAAGAAGGGCGATCGCGTTACGATCTACCTGCCGATGATTCCTGAAGCCGCCTATTCCATGTTGGCGTGCGCGCGGATCGGCGCCGTTCACTCGATCGTTTTTGGCGGCTTCTCGCCAGATAGCTTGCAGAACCGCATCGACGACGCGGAGTCGAAATTCATCATCACCGCGGATGAAGGTTTGCGCGGCGGCAAGCCGGTTCCGCTGAAGAAGAACGTTGATACTGCGCTGTCGCGAACGGCGGGCGGCGAGAAGGTTCTGGTCGTCAAACGCACAGGTAATCCGGTGGCCTGGACCGAAGGCCGGGACATGTGGATGCACGACGAAATCGCAACGGTTCCGGCAGAGTGTCCGCCTGAAGAGATGTCGGCGGAGGATCCGTTGTTCATCCTCTACACGTCAGGCTCAACCGGGAAGCCGAAGGGCGTGCTGCACACGACGGGCGGCTATCTTCTGTATGCTTCCATGACGCATCACTACGTCTTCGACTATCACGACGGCGACATCTATTGGTGCACGGCCGACGTCGGTTGGGTGACCGGCCACAGCTACATCGTCTATGGGCCGCTGGCGAACGGCGCGACGACGCTGATGTTTGAAGGCATTCCGACGTATCCGTCCGCGTCACGTTTCTGGGACGTGATCGACAAGTGGAAGGTCTCGATTTTCTATACGGCACCGACGGCCATCCGCTCGCTGATGGGCGCGGGAGACGAGTTCGTGACGCGCACGAGCCGTTCGTCGCTGAAGCTTCTCGGGTCGGTTGGTGAGCCGATCAATCCGGAAGCATGGGAGTGGTATCACAACGTTGTCGGTGAGGCTCGGTGCCCCATCGTCGATACTTGGTGGCAGACCGAAACGGGCGGCATTCTGATTACGCCGTTGCCGGGTGCGATCGACTTGAAGCCGGGTTCCGGAACCAAACCGTTCTTTGGCGTTCAACCGGCGCTGGTGGATGACAAAGGACAGATTCTGGAAGGCGAAGCGCAGGGGAACTTGGTCATCCTCGATAGCTGGCCGGGTCAGTTCCGCACCGTCTATCGCGATCATGAACGTTACGTGCAGGCGTACTTCTCTGCTTATCCGGGAATGTATTTCTCGGGTGACGGATGCCGCCGCGATAAAGACGGTTATTACTGGATCACCGGGCGCGTCGATGACGTGATCAACGTTTCCGGTCATCGCATGGGAACGGCGGAAGTCGAGAGCGCGCTGGTTTCGCATCCGAAGGTTTCGGAAGCTGCCGTCGTCGGGTATCCGCACGATCTCAAGGGGCAGGGCATCTACTGCTACGTCACGCTGAATTCCGGCGAGAACGGTGACGACGTGCTGAAGAAAGATCTCGTGGCGCACGTGCGGCGCGAGATTGGTCCGATTGCATCGCCCGACCTTATTCAGTTTTCGCCGGGGCTGCCGAAGACCCGTTCGGGTAAAATCATGCGGCGGATTTTGCGCAAGATCGCGGAAGACGACTTCAGCAATCTTGGCGATACGTCGACGCTCGCCGATCCAACGGTCGTCAATGACCTGATCGACAAGCGGCAGAACCGGCGCGCCACCTGATTGGTGATGCGTGCCGATCTCGGCTCCGTGGTGCGCGTGCGCAATCAAATGCGCCGCGCATGTAGAGCGTCGTCGATCCGGTTGATCAACTAAAAGTCGGAGGCGATGCCGCCTTTTTCCCAGTCGCCGAAGCGCGTGGGTTCGGGACCATTCCGGCCGCCGATCTCAGGTGATGGCTTGGTGCTCTGAGCGGCTTGCTGACGGCGGCGCTCTTCCGCTTCGGCCAACGCACGTTTGGCTTGTGGCGTCAGCGTTCTTGGCGCGTCTTCCTCGCGCTGGGCATCCACCGGGTCTTCGTGATCTGCGGTCATTTCCACTTCTTCCGAACCCGCTTGCCGCGCTTCTTCTCAACTTTCAGGGGCTTTATACGAGCTTTCCGCCACCATATATAGGCAACGGTTCGCCGCACAGTTTATGCGCCGAGGAGAGCGACGAATGCCGATGAACTATACCAAGACCGCGGTCTTGCTGGCCACCATGACCGCTATTTTCGTCGTCTTGGGCGCGGCAGTGGGCGGCAAAGGGGGCATGCTCGTCGCGTTTGCTATCGCGCTCGTCATGAACCTCGTTAGCCTTTGGAAGTCCGATAGCGTTGTGCTGCGGATGTTCAACGCGCGCGAAGTGACGGCTTCGACGGCGCCTGAACTCGTCGGGCTTGTGCGGGATTTGGCGCGGCGCGCTGAACTTCCGATGCCGCGCGTTTACATTATGGACAATCCGCAGCCCAACGCGTTTGCGACGGGGCGGAGCCCGGCTAAGGGTGCCGTCTGCGCTTCGACCGGATTACTGGAGGCGCTGAACCGCGAAGAACTCGCGGGCGTAATGGCGCACGAACTCGCGCACATCAAGAATCGCGACACGCTGACGATGGCTGTTGCTGCAACGATCGGCGGCGCGGTTTCGATGGTTGCGCAATATCTGCAGTTCGGAATGTTGTTTGGAGGCAACCGCGGCGGTGATCGCGGTGGTCTCGGAATGATCGGGACGCTCGCTGCCATTATTGTGGCGCCGATGGCGGCTGGTCTGGTGCAGATGGCGATCAGCCGTTCGCGCGAATATCAGGCGGATCGCATGGGCGCGATGATTTGCGGGAATCCATATTGGCTGTCGTCGGCTTTGCGGAAGATCGAAGGGCTTGCACGCCGCGTCGATAATCCCGAGGCGGAGGCGGTTCCTGCGGCTGCGCATATGTTCATCATCAATCCGTTGAACGGACATGGGATGGACAATCTTTTTGCGACCCATCCGAGCATGGACAACCGTGTTGCTGCGCTCGAAGCGCTGGCGCGTGAAATGGGCGTGACCGCGCGCTCCACATCCGGTGATGCTTTTGGCGCAGGTGAGGCGCCTCGGACGAGCGGCGGATCAGACGGTGTCTGGATCGGCGGGCAAAATCATTCGAAGCCTCCGAGCCCCTGGGGCTGATCGTGACAACCAGCAATCGCAATCGGCCGGTCGCCTCCGTCAAGCGAGACCCCAGGCGCAGTACAGTTCGAACGGCTGCTCCGCGCGCGGGCGTTGCCGCTGATGGCCTCGCTGCGCGTGATGCTGCAGTTTCCGTTCTGTTTACGGTGCTTGTTGAAAAGCGACCGATGGACGACGCCTTTGCGCGGGCAACGGCGACGCGTGATTTGGCCCCGCGCGACAGGGCGTTTGCGCGCCTGATCGCGACGACGGTGCTGCGCAACTGCGGTGCGCTTCAGGCTGTTCTGAAAACTTATCTCGCGAAACCGCTTCCCGAGCACCAAGGGCGTCTCGAACAGATCCTGCTTGCGGCGGTGGCGCAGCTTCTCATTCTGAAAACGCCGCCGCACGCGGCAATCTCGCTGGCTGTCGATCAGTGCCGAGCCGATAAGGCCGGGCAGCGCTTTGCTGGTCTCGTAAATGCCGTTCTGCGCCGCGTGAGCGAGAGCGGGGCGGGGCGTTTCGAGACTCTCGACAATGTCGCCCTGACGTTTCCCGATTGGCTGCTGCAGAAGTGGACCGCAGCTTACGGGGCATCAGTGGCGCGCGATATCGCGAGCGCTTCGCTTGCTGAGCCAGCGCTCGATCTGACAGTCAAATCTGATGCAGCGGGATGGGCCGAGCGGCTCAACGGCGTGGTTCTGCCAACGGGATCGGTGCGCTGCCAGGGCGTTGGTCGAGTGGAAGAACTCGAAGGATATGCCGACGGCGAGTGGTGGGTGCAGGATGCGGCCGCTGCGTTGCCAGCGAAGCTTTGCGGCGATGTTCGCGGGTTGCGTGTGCTCGACCTCTGCGCGGCACCTGGCGGCAAGACGGCGCAACTCGCAAGCGCGGGTGCCAATGTCGTTGCGGTTGATAAGTCGGCCGGTCGATTGGAGCGTCTGCAGGAGAACCTCAGCCGGTTGCAGCTCGCGGCTGAAACGCAGACGGCGAACGCACTCACATTTCAATCAGAGACACCCTTCGACGTGGTTCTGTTGGATGCGCCTTGCACGTCGACCGGCACGATCCGGCGGCATCCCGATATTCTCCATCTGAAGCGGCCCGAAGATGTTCCGGCGCTCGCCAGCCTGCAATCGAAGCTGCTTGATGTTGCTGCGCCGCTCGTAAAGCCCGGCGGGCTGCTGGTCTATTGCACGTGCTCGCTCGAACCCGAGGAAGGTGAGGAGCAAACGGCGCAGTTTCTCGCGCGGCATCCCGAATTCAGCCGCAGTCCCCTTGGTCTCGACGAGGACACGCTTCCTCTCCTGTGGAGAACTGCGGATGGCGATTTGCGGACGCTGCCGTCTTTCCTGGCGGAGATGCCGGAAGGAGGCCGATATCTCGACGGATTTTACGCCGCAAAGCTTGTGAAGGCCGCCGGTTAGCTGTTAGCTGACGTGCGCTCGCGCCTTCATTTGGCAGAACTCGGGCGTTAGGACGCCGAGTGCCGGATCGCTGTCCGCTGCGGGAACTTCATGTCGAGTTTGAATGTCACTGAGCGTCTGAAAATCCGCTCGTTATCGATCGAGCGGCTGCGGCGCCGTGCGCTGACGCTGACGCTGTCGTCGCCCATTTTCCGCTGGCGTTACGCAGCCAGCGGTGCGGATCAGATTTTGATCGTCCCGCAGGAGTTGCGCGCGGCTGATCCGAGTTTCTGGACGGAGATTGCACACGGGCACTTCGGGCTAGCTTCGCAGATCGCCGACTTGAGAGGTGCGTCGCCGTTTCGTGCGGACCCACCAAGCGTCGATTGGGAACGGGAGCTGCACGGCTTCGGCTGGCTCCGCCATCTCGCGGCGACCGAGGAAGAGGAAGCTGCTGCTGCGGCGCGCGACTTCGTCCTCGAATGGATTTCGCTCTACCGCGTGCCGCGCGGCGTTGCTTACGAGCCGGAAGTTATCGGCCGTCGTCTTATCTCATGGATCGCGCAGGCGAGCATGTTGCTGGAGGGCGTCGACGCGCGCGGCTACACCGCGATCATGACCAGTATCGATCAACAGATCGTCACGCTGAAGACGACCTGGCGAAATGCGCCGGATGGTATTCCGCGCATGGTTTGTCTGATTGCGCTGGTGCTGTCGGATTTGGCCGTATCGGGCCATGACCGTCGTCTGAAGGAAGCGCAGATCGCGCTCACGGAAGAACTGAATCGGCAAATTCTCGACGATGGTTCGCACGTGAGCCGCAGCGCCAGCGTTCTCTCGGAGCTGGTTCTCGATCTCTTGCCGTTGGGGCAATGCTTTCATTCGCGCGGGCGCGCCGCGCCGGATGAAATCAATTCCGCGATTAAGAAATCGCTCGGTTTCTTGCGCTTTATGCGTCTCGGCGACGGCATGCTGGCGCGCTTCAATGGCGTCAGCACTGGATCGCCTGCTTCGCTTGCGACGGTGCTTGGATATTCCGGCGGCGAGTTCGAAATTGCGTCGGGTGTGCGATCTTCAGGATATGCGCGGCTCGCGCGTGGCGACACCGTTCTCATCGCGGATGTCGGATCGCCGCCGCCGCTTGAAATGTCGACCGAAGCGCAAGCCGGTGCGCTGTCGTTCGAGATGACGTCCAAGCAGTATTTGATTTTCGCCAACGGTGGATTTCCGGGACCCGCGGATCACGATTGGGATGCGGCGGCGCGCGCGACCGCCAGCCACAATACGCTGGCGCTGGCAGGCACCTCGTCATCGCGGCTCGTTCGCCATTCGCAACTTGAAGCGCTGGTCGGCGGTTCGCCGATCCGGGGGCCGGAGTCGGTCTCGGTCGATCTTCGCGAGGAAAGCGGAAGTCTGGTTCTCGATGCGAGCCATGACGGGTATCTGAAGCGCTTCGGGCTCATTCATGTGCGCCGCTTGTCGCTTTCGCCGGACGGGAAAGGGCTCGAAGGCGTGGATCGCTTGATGCCGCCGAAAGGGCGGCTGCGGCTTAAGCAGGACCTTCCGTTCGCTATCCATTTTCATCTACATCCCGATTGCGTGCCGACTCTGGCTGAGCCGGGCATGTGCCGCATCCGTCTGCCGGATGGGCGGTTCTGGCGCTTCAGTGCGTCTGACGCGGATATGTCGATCGAGGAAAGCCTGTACTTCGTTGATAGCGCGGGGCCGCGTCCGGGGCTGCAGATCGCTCTCAGAGGAACGACTTTCGGCGAAACCACGGTGAGCTGGACAATGCGCGCCGAAGAGCCAGACGTTCTTGGTTGATGCGCCTTAAGGCTGTGCCGAGGTGTCGAGTGACGTCGCGCGGCAGAATAGCGTCCGCTCGCGGGATGGTCATGCGCGGGTGACCGTGGTAACCGCGTCTCGCAGCATGCGGGGTAAAAATGGCTGATCAACGCATACGTCGAGCTCTTCTCTCGGTATCCGACAAAACAGGTTTGGTGGCTTTCGCTGAAGCGCTCGTGGCGCGCGGCGTCGAGATCGTCTCGACGGGCGGGACATCGGCGGCGCTCAAAGCGGCAGGCGTCGCGGTCAAGGACGTTTCGGAACTGACCGGTTTTCCGGAAATGATGGATGGGCGCGTGAAGACGTTGCATCCAGGTGTTCATGGCGGATTGCTCGCTGTGCGCGGCAACGCTGACCATGAAAAGTCTGCGAGCGACCACGGGATTCTGCCAATCGATCTGTTGGCGGTTAATCTCTATCCGTTCGAAGCGACGGTCGCGAAGGGCGCTGGCTACGACGATTGCGTCGAGAACATCGACATCGGCGGTCCTGCGATGGTGCGCGCTGCGGCGAAGAACCATGCGAGCGTGACGGTCATCGTTGAGCCCGAGGATTACGCGCGTGTGCTCGCCGACCTCGACGCGAACGATGGCGCGACGACCCTCGCGCTGCGCAAGGCATTTGCGGCGAAAGCGTATGCGCGCATGGCGGCTTACGATGCGGCGATCAGCAATTGGTTTGCCAACGAGATTGGATCGACGGCTCCGGCGTGGCGTGCGTTCGGCGGTAAGCTCGGCCAGGAATTGCGTTACGGTGAGAACGCGCACCAGACCGCTGCGCTTTATGTTTCTGATCCGAGTGCTCCCGGTGTCGCGACGGCGCGACAGCTGCAGGGCAAGGAGCTCTCGTACAACAACATCAACGATACGAACGCGGCTTTCGAACTCATTTCTGAGTTTGGAATGGATTTCCCGGCGGTCGCGATCATCAAGCATGCGAACCCGTGTGGTGTCGCTATCGGCTCATCGCTGAAGGAAGCCTATCTCAAAGCGCTGGCATCCGATTCCGTCAGCGCGTTCGGCGGCATCGTCGCGCTCAGCCGCGAGATCGACAAGGCTGCTGCGGAGGAGATCACGAAGATCTTCACCGAGGTCATCATTGCTCCGGACGCAACGGACGAGGCGAAGGCGATATTCGCCACGAAGAAGAATTTGCGTTTGCTGCTTACGGGCGGATTGGCGCGTGCCGATGCGCGTTCGCTTGGGTTCAAGTCGGTAGCGGGCGGGTTCCTCGTTCAATCGAGCGATGCGCCCAACGCCGAGGATCTTGAGTTGGAACTGGTTTCACAGCGCGAACCGACCCCTGCCGAGCTTTCCGATATGCGGTTTGCATTCCGGGTTGCGAAGCATGTGAAGTCGAATGCGATCGTGTACGCAAAAGCCGGGGCGACTGTTGGGATCGGAGCGGGACAGATGAGCCGGGTCGATTCCGCGCGCATTGCTGCCTGGAAGGCCGCCGAAGCTGCGAAGGCGCAAGGACTTTCTGAGCCACTGACGGTTGGCTCGGTGGTTGCGTCGGACGCTTTCTTCCCGTTTGCAGATGGCTTGATTGCTGCAGCCGAAGCGGGCGTCACCGCCGTCATTCAGCCGGGCGGATCGATGCGTGACGACGAGGTGATCAAGGCCGCCGACGAGCGCGGGCTCGCGATGGTGTTCACCGGAGTCCGACACTTCAGGCATTAATTTGGCGCCGGCGACTCTCCTTCGTCGAGCCGGCCGAGTTTTCTCTGGCGCTGGCGACACCCCTCCGGGGAGCCGGCCGCCAGCGCTGCTTAGGCGCTGCGCGGATGCGTTCGAACGAACAGCATGAGAACGATGCCTATTGCGAGGAAGATGAGAATGGCGGCCATGCCGATGCGCTGGCTGCCGGTTTGCTGCGTGACCAGTGCGACGAGCAGCGGTGCGAGAAATGCCGTCACCTTTCCAGAAAAAGCAAAGAGCCCGAAATACTGCGTGATCTTTTCTGCTGGCGCGAGGCGCGCGAGCAATGACCGGCTCGCGGCCTGAACGGGCGCAGCGACTAAGCCGACGAGGATTGCGAAGGCAAGGAACACCTGTTCGCCAGCGGCCGAGAAGGGACTTGATCCTTCAAGTTTGGCGGGAACGACCGTTGAAAACAGGATGTGCGTTTTGTCGACAGACAGGATGCCCAATGCACCTACGACGAGTGCGAACAGCGCGGTTATGATGACCGTTTTCGGTCCTAGCCGGTCGTCGAGGTGGCCACCGATCAACGCGCCGATGGCTCCAACCAACGTCAACACGATGCCGAAGATGCCGAGTTCCATCGGCCCCCAGCCGAAGACGGATGCGCCGTAGATGCCGCCGAAGGCGAAGATCGCGGTTAGCCCGTCTGTGTAGAGCATGCGTGCGATGAGGAACGTCAATAGGCTCGGCATCGACGGAAGTGATTTGATCGTGTGCCAGAGTTCGGCAGCGGCGGAATGTTCAGGATGGAGCGATGCCGCTCGGCGCTTGTCGGGCACGAACAGAAAAAACGGGATGATGAAAATCGCGAACCAGATCGCGGCGAATGGGCCGGTGATCCGGTCGCTTTCGTTCGCGGCGCCATCGAGTGACAGCAGTGGTTGCAGTCCGAGGAGTGTCGTCGATCCGCCCGGCATCGGCACCAGCAGGCCCGCAACGACGGCAAGGCTGACCAGGCCTCCGAAATAGCCGACCGCCCAGCCCGTGCCCGATAGGCGGCCAAGCTCGCTCTTTGGGACGAGGCCGGTCATGATCGCGTTTGCAAAGACGCTCATCAGTTCGGCTGCGAGCGTTGCCAGCACGAATCCGCCAAGCACGATGAGGATCGTCGTCAACGGTGCGCCTGGCTGTCCGAGCCAGAGCGTCGAGAGGCCTGCAAGGAAGACGAGCGACAGCGCGGCCATCCATGGTTTGCGTGCGCCGCGCCCGTCGGCAGCGGCGCCGAGGAATGGGCTGAGAATGGCGATCAGCAATCCGGCGACGGATGCGGCGTAGCCCCAGAGCGCTTGCCCGCATGCGGCTTTCTCGCTGCCTTCAGCGATGAGCGTGCCGCAGACAGGGTTCTGTACGATCGAGTTGGCGAAGTAGGGCGCGAAGAGGAACGTCTGCACGAGAGTGTAGTGCGGCTGCGTCGCCCAATCGAAAAGCATCCAGGAGACGCGTGCGCGACGCGGCGCACGTTCGACTGCGGAGGCGTCTGGGTCTCCGACGATTTCACCCGCATTGATCGTTGCCATTGTGCTTCCCCCGAAGCTCAGCCCCTAAACTTCGAGGCGGCATAGCACGAAAAACGCTCAGATTTGTAAAACGATGAGATGATCCGGCAGTTCATTGGGATCGCGACTGCCCGGCGGGAAGTGTTTCGCCAGCAGCGCGCCGAGTTGCTCGATTGCATGCACGAAACCGTCGACGGCACGGCCCGCCGCGATTTCCGCCGTCAAGTCGTCGACGATGTGTTGCCAAATCTCGCTTGGTACCTGACTGGCGATGCCGCTGTCGGCAATGATTTCGACGCGCTGTTCGGCGACCGAAACGAAAACAAGAACGCCAGTCCGGCCCGTCGTCGTGTGAAGGCTCTGGGCGAGGAATTGCTCCGCCGCGCGGCGGCGAACGTTTGCGTTGGCAACGGACTTTGGGACGAGTCCGAGGCGAACGAGCGGATGCCAGGTGAGCGCGAGCAAGGCGAGGAAAACGATAAGCTGGATGAGATAGATCCACTGGACCTGCATCCACGTGAAGTGGATCAGCGGCCAGGGAACGATGAGCGCGATGAGTGCGGCCCACATGAATGGCACGTGATGGTAATGGCTGCTCTTGTCGGCGATGACGGCGACGATCTCTCCTGACGTGCCGCGTTCAGCGTCGGTGATTGCGCGCGAAATGCGTTCGGCGTCGTTCTGGTCGATGAAGCTCATGAGTTGCCACCGTTCTTCCGCAGCCGCTGGCTGAATGTGTTTGTCATGCTACCAACCGCCGGACGCGCCGCCGCCTCCAAAGCCGCCACCACCTCCGGACCATCCGCCGCCGCCTCCGCCGCCAGACCAGCCTCCGCCCCAGTTTCCGGATCCTGGGATGACGACCATCCCGCCGCGGCGTCTTCGGGGGTCCTGCATGCCGCCAGCACCCATCGCACGCGAGTTGCGATAGTTGACCCAAACAATCAGCGCGAAGATCAGAAAGAAGACGAGCAGGTGAAGCATGGCGGTTGGATCGTCATTCGGCGAACGCGCGCCTTGCGCGCGTCGCTTCACTTCGTCCGCGTCGCCTAAGAGAACCGATTTGATGTCGCGCACGCCATCCTTGATGCCGCCCGCGAAATCGCCGCGGCGGAACTTCGGCAGGATTGCATTGTAAATGATGAGCGAGGACATCGTGTCGGTCATCATCGGTTCGAGGCGGCGGCCAACCTCGATCCTGACTTTGCGGTCGTTCGGCGCGACGATCAGCAGAACGCCGTTGTCTTTGCCCTTCTGGCCGATGCCCCATTTGCGCGCGAGACCGATGCCGTAGTCCTCGATCGGGTATCCTTCGAGGGACTTCACGGTGACGACGGCAAGCTGATCGGTTGACGTGGCTTCGAGCGAGGCGAGTTCGGCCTCGATGGCGGCCTTGTCTTCGGGTGAGAGAAGGCCCGCTTGATCTGTGATGCGTCCGGCGAGTTCCGGATAGGTTGGCGCGGCGAGTGCGCCAAATACACTGAGGGCCAAGACCGCCGCGGCGAGCGCAGACATCAGCACGAATGCCAATGTTCGAACGCCGCGGCGATGCGAGGCTGATGCCAAAGACCGAGCGGCATCTGCTGCATCAGTCATCGGATGAGTTCCCAATGTGACTGCGCGCCTGCCTTACGTCTTCGGCTTGTTGAAATCG is drawn from Hyphomicrobium methylovorum and contains these coding sequences:
- a CDS encoding TPM domain-containing protein, with the protein product MSFIDQNDAERISRAITDAERGTSGEIVAVIADKSSHYHHVPFMWAALIALIVPWPLIHFTWMQVQWIYLIQLIVFLALLALTWHPLVRLGLVPKSVANANVRRRAAEQFLAQSLHTTTGRTGVLVFVSVAEQRVEIIADSGIASQVPSEIWQHIVDDLTAEIAAGRAVDGFVHAIEQLGALLAKHFPPGSRDPNELPDHLIVLQI
- the purH gene encoding bifunctional phosphoribosylaminoimidazolecarboxamide formyltransferase/IMP cyclohydrolase, with protein sequence MADQRIRRALLSVSDKTGLVAFAEALVARGVEIVSTGGTSAALKAAGVAVKDVSELTGFPEMMDGRVKTLHPGVHGGLLAVRGNADHEKSASDHGILPIDLLAVNLYPFEATVAKGAGYDDCVENIDIGGPAMVRAAAKNHASVTVIVEPEDYARVLADLDANDGATTLALRKAFAAKAYARMAAYDAAISNWFANEIGSTAPAWRAFGGKLGQELRYGENAHQTAALYVSDPSAPGVATARQLQGKELSYNNINDTNAAFELISEFGMDFPAVAIIKHANPCGVAIGSSLKEAYLKALASDSVSAFGGIVALSREIDKAAAEEITKIFTEVIIAPDATDEAKAIFATKKNLRLLLTGGLARADARSLGFKSVAGGFLVQSSDAPNAEDLELELVSQREPTPAELSDMRFAFRVAKHVKSNAIVYAKAGATVGIGAGQMSRVDSARIAAWKAAEAAKAQGLSEPLTVGSVVASDAFFPFADGLIAAAEAGVTAVIQPGGSMRDDEVIKAADERGLAMVFTGVRHFRH
- a CDS encoding MFS transporter, with the protein product MATINAGEIVGDPDASAVERAPRRARVSWMLFDWATQPHYTLVQTFLFAPYFANSIVQNPVCGTLIAEGSEKAACGQALWGYAASVAGLLIAILSPFLGAAADGRGARKPWMAALSLVFLAGLSTLWLGQPGAPLTTILIVLGGFVLATLAAELMSVFANAIMTGLVPKSELGRLSGTGWAVGYFGGLVSLAVVAGLLVPMPGGSTTLLGLQPLLSLDGAANESDRITGPFAAIWFAIFIIPFFLFVPDKRRAASLHPEHSAAAELWHTIKSLPSMPSLLTFLIARMLYTDGLTAIFAFGGIYGASVFGWGPMELGIFGIVLTLVGAIGALIGGHLDDRLGPKTVIITALFALVVGALGILSVDKTHILFSTVVPAKLEGSSPFSAAGEQVFLAFAILVGLVAAPVQAASRSLLARLAPAEKITQYFGLFAFSGKVTAFLAPLLVALVTQQTGSQRIGMAAILIFLAIGIVLMLFVRTHPRSA
- a CDS encoding TPM domain-containing protein — its product is MTDAADAARSLASASHRRGVRTLAFVLMSALAAAVLALSVFGALAAPTYPELAGRITDQAGLLSPEDKAAIEAELASLEATSTDQLAVVTVKSLEGYPIEDYGIGLARKWGIGQKGKDNGVLLIVAPNDRKVRIEVGRRLEPMMTDTMSSLIIYNAILPKFRRGDFAGGIKDGVRDIKSVLLGDADEVKRRAQGARSPNDDPTAMLHLLVFFLIFALIVWVNYRNSRAMGAGGMQDPRRRRGGMVVIPGSGNWGGGWSGGGGGGGWSGGGGGFGGGGASGGW